A region of the Chryseobacterium cucumeris genome:
CTTGATGAAATAGCTTAGAAACTTCAGATCAGTCACGACTTGCTTAAAAATCCCAACGAAAAGCTGGGATTTTCTTTGATTTTTGGTATGGAAATGATCCTGATTTTAAGCTGGTGAAATAAGTTTTTTTTCTTTGAACTTGCTCCGAAGTTGGGAGGCTTCGGAGAGCAGGGTGTTTTTTGATTTTGAGTTTAGTAGATAATCATTTCCTAAAACTTGCTCCAAATTTTAGAGACTTCATAGTACAAGGAATTAAAATGATTTCGAATTATTAACAATAAAGTTTATTATTTCTGATTCTCTCTCTCTTTTAATTTTATTAATAGAATCTTCAATATTTATTATTTGAGCAATCTTATGATTTTTATTATAATGTTTTTTAATTCTATCATAACGATGGTTTAAAGAAATAACAGCCCTATTAGCAGAAAATATGCTTTCTGCTGAATAAGAATGACTAAAATCAAATTCTAATTGAATTACTTTTTTATCCGCTACTTTTTTATCCATACCTTAAGAATTTAAAGTTAAAACTGCTTGCTCTTCTAAAGTTGATAATGCTTGAAGAGATTTACTGCTTTTAGGTTTTACAGTCTTATAGTCTTTTTTTACAAGATTCCCTTTTCTTTTTCTTTCGGCTAAATTAGTAAAAAAAGATAAATATTTGTTAGGAGATATTCCATCAAAAATTAAAAGTTTAACTTTATCTATTGAATCCTCATTTTCTGTCATAGCATCCTCATGTAATGTAAGGCATAAACTTTTCACATATGGTTCAATATAATAAACTTCCTTAATACCGGCTGCAATTATATGTCTTGCGCAATTATGACAAGGATATGTTGTACAGAATAGCTTTCCTTCTAAAATTTTATTTCCTGTCGTTATTGCGCCTTGTATAATTGCATGCATTTCCGCATGTACAGACCTTGAAAATTCTATTAAATCTTTAACTTTAGTATTATTTATAATGTTGTCCCGTAGTAATGATTCAACATTTGATATTCTTTGTAATGCTTCAAACTGAGAGTCTGATAATATAGAAGACACAATATTATCTACAACATTATTTTTTTGCTTATCGTTACTACAAAATTCATGATTAAAACATCTATGATCAACATTAGAATCAGTTGTATACAAATTTCCTCCAAATTTTGGAACATCATTCCAGCCAATTGAAAGAATATTATTTTTATCATCAATTATACAAGCTCCTACTTGTCTTGATAAACATGCGGAATTTCCTGCTGCAGCTTTAGCATTATACATAGCAATTTCTTCTATAGTTGGAGTAACTATTGATGTTTCAAAAATTAAATGTAAGAATCTTGATATTTTGTTTTCTATCTTGGGAACATTATCTTTTGAGATTCGAATAAAAAAATCTCCTTCTACAAAAGCATCTCGTACATTTTGTCCATAATTGTATTTTTGTTTATCATCAATTTCAATTATTTGCACAATTTCAGTTTCATCAAATTTTTTTGCTTTTAAGTTTGATTTTCTATCATTTAAAGGAGAAAATAAACTTATAGAATAAAAATTCTCAGAATAGATATTCCTTAATAATAATAACTCTTCTTTTGTTTTAATTGAATCAATAATGTAACATACTCTTTGTGATTCAAAATCTGTTGATTTTGGGTGAAAGCCATCTTCTTTTTTTGCATTTTCAACTCGAGCAATATGAATTTTTTTAACTGCATATTCTGCTAATCTTTCGTTAGTGTTATGCTTTCTAATGATATTACCTTTGTTAATTTTTTCGAAGTATTCTTTAAAAATAGGAGTGCCTTCAGGAATTGTTGGTAAATCGCCTAATTCTTCAGTGGAAAAATCATACTCATCAATGAAATTACTCATTTTTATAATGTGAACATCGTAATTGTACTCTGTTTCCAATTTATACTTTAATTTTTCGATAACTTTTTCTTTTAGAGAACCAATAGGAGAGCAAATTGCAAAAAGTAATTCCTCCGTTAAAGTATTTTCGAATTTTTCTAAAGTCGATGAGTTTTTTTTTGTTTTAAATAATTCTAGATTATAAGCAGGTTCGCCCATGTTTGTTTTTGGTTATTAATTATATAAGAAAAATATTTAAGCCAATAATTATATAAGGATATTATAGTAAGTATTTCTCTTGTAATAGTCTTAAATTTTTTTTAAAAAAATCATTTCTAAACACTATGTTGTAGGTCAATTTCAGGCATCTCGTCATATGTTCTCCCATTTAAAATACGACCGCTTGCTTTTTTATTTTTCCCGCCCCATTGTTTAAAAAAGAAAGCTACCTCATTTTTCTCACATTGCTCTTGAATATCAATGACCCACTCCGAATGAATTGGCCTTGGTCTATGACCACTTTCGCCTCCAACAATTACCCAATCGATCCTTTCAAGATTTAGATTGGATAAAGGTCCAATTAAAGGTTCTAGTGATAAGAATTTAACTTTGGCATTTGTTTGTCGTAAATAATCGATTCTCTCTTTTACTTTTTCGTTTTCTACAGAAACTCCCATCCAGATATTATGAGTCCATTTTAATTCGGTATGAAGTTCAAGTAATCTTTCTGAACGTTTAGTTAAAACTTGAAAAACATGTTGAGGATTATTGTTCATTACTTTAAAAACCTTTTTAATAAAGTCAAGAGGTATATCTTTGTGAAATAAGTCACTCATAGAGTTAACAAAAACAACTTTGGAATTTTTCCAAGTGTAAGGAATTTTCAATGCATCTTCATGTGTTCTAATTTCAAAATTATCTTTATATTTTTCGACACCCATTGATTTTAATCTTTTTGACATAATTTCAGCGTAACAAAATTTACAACCTGCTGATATTTTATCACAGCCAGTTGTAGGATTCCAAGTCATTTCTGTCCATTCAATACTAGATTGTGCCATTATTATATTTTTTAGTTATGTCATTTGCAATTTTTACTGCTTGTCTATTATTTGAAGCCATAAAAAAATGAAACATTACAGAATTCATTTTATTTTTTAATATATATGGCTTAGATACAAATTTAAAAAGCTTTTTTAATCTGTCTTCGTATAACTGTGCCGATTTTTCTATTGCATTATTTTCCTTTGATATTTTAGTTTCTTCCCCAAATAAAGTATAGACAATTTTTTCTCGATAAAAATAAGGTAGAATGTCTTCTTTTGTCATACCCAAAAATATTTCTAATCTTGATAGCCAGGCGTCAGAAATATTTCCATCATTTTTTAAAAGTCTATTGACCCCCATTCCTGTTGGAACTAAAATCCAAACATCAACAGAATGTTTCTCTAAAGTTTCTAATGATTTCCAATTAAGCTGCATTCCATAAGGATCAATGTAGGCGAGGGATTTAAATCTTTTTCCTTTTTTTGTTGTTAGAAATTTGCTTAATGATTCTATCTTTTCGTTACAATCAGTGTTTGCAATAAATATTTTTTTATCTGGAAAACTCTCAACTGTTGCTTTACGCAATAAATCTGCAAATTCTTTTTCCTTTTCTACAAAATAATATATATCGAAACTTCTAGGTTCGTTTATTTTTAGAATCCTTGTAGCAGAACCTACAATTGGACTTTCTTTTTCGTCGTCTCCTTTAATATGACCCGAACCAGCAAAACCATCAAAATATAATAATTGCCAATTGTATTTGTCTGCATATTTTTTCATGATAGTAAGATATGCACTTGCGTATTCAACTAAAATTTCGATTTTATTTTCGCTCCAATTCCCGCCAAATTGATTCATTTAATAATGGTTTAATTATCAATAAAATTCAAATATAAAAAACCATTTTATTAGAAGTTTATGGTTTCCCGTAAACACCAAAAATAAAAATCCTCTTAAAATTTTCAATCAGTATTTTTACGGAATTTCTTGAAGATTTCGAAAATTTTGTCACAAAAAAAATCCCAACTCTCGTCAGGATTATTCATTTATAAGTTTAAAGAAATCAGATAAACTAATTTTTCTTGCTTCACATATTTTAAAAAGTGTTTCAACGGGTATTCTGTAAGTTTTTTCACTTTTAATTTTTCTAATGGTACTTTCTTCTACACCATGATTTTTGGCAAAAGAATTTTGTGACTTGCCTTCCTGAAGCCAAGGTATCAACCATTTTTTTGTAATGTATGAACAAATTTTTTCGTTTATATCTGTCATAGAACAAATGAAATAATTAAATAATAAAAAATTACGGTCGATCGACCGTAATTGGATTTCTTTTCTTACATTTATAAAAAAATAACCCATTAAGAAAATTGAAGAAGAATAAAACGGTTCGCTTAAAAAATAGCTTCAGCTATAGCTTAACGATTCTTCACCCCTTAAAAGCTCTTAATGGTTAAGAAAAATTTCAACACTAAAAAACACAAACAATGAAAAAAAGCAGAACAAACTTAGATTCCCGGTTTCGGGCAGAAAAGAAGAACGCCGGCTTGCAGCTGATAGAAACATTCTTTCAGTTCAATGAGCTGGATGTTTCCAAAGAAAGGCTCAGCAACATTATGAATTATGCAGTAAAGAGAAACAGCTGGATCCATGAAGATCCGGCGGTGATCTTCCAGTTTCATCAGTCGATGAGGTCATTGATCCGGGCGGGCTATCTCATGATGCTGAAGGACAGAAAATGGACGGTCGATACACAATCGGAAAAAATTTCCCCTTGGGTTCTTGGTCTGCTTTCGGAGAAAGAATACCGGAATCCTCTGCTGGTTTTCAAAAAAGCATTCAGAGCCTACACCCTCAAAGAATTTGATTATTTTATGTCCGGAATCGTCTATTTTTCAATGGGTGTTTATGAAAATCTACCGGAAAGGAATATCGTTATGCCCTATATTCATACGGTGAAAATGCTGGATGCTGCACACCTTATTCTTCAGAGAAGAAGAGAAAAGAAGATAGCTGAAACCCATTAAAAATAAAAAATGCCCCTTTTTCAGGGGCATTATATTATTGAGCTTTTACTTGCTCTATCTTTATGTAAATTTTAGAAAGGTTGGGTTGGGCACTCCCTGAGGTGGGGGCTCCTGCCATAATGGTTGCGGTATAAGCAGTTTTTGAAGAAGCGTTGCTGTCTATCCAGGTATATCTTCTATGCTCAGGTCCGCCACTGGAACCATCTATAATCCCTGCGTTCCCCCAGTAAGCGCTTCCTACTGCTCCGGTGCCTTGAGGAAACCAGGTAGCTGTTGCATCTCCCATACCGCCCCATACTCCTGAAGTAATATTGTTGGTAGTTTGAGCTGCTCCAATATAACCGCCATATTCGGTATTGTAATTCCAATATAGATTCACGGTAGCCCCTGTATTATTAAATAACTGTACATTTGGAACTGCAGCGGTTGTACCACTGGTGGTGTCAAATATTACTCTGATAGAATACTTACCATCCGGGGTAGCAAGAGGAAAAGTATAGGCTTGTTTCCCGTTGGAATCGGTTGTTAGGGTGGGATATCCCATCACAGCAACAGGAGTAATGTCTGCACGGCTGCTATTTCCCACTGTAGCGGTACAGTTTTGCGCTGCTGTTAGGAAAGAAACCGTACTGTTGGTCATCGGAATAGTCATGTCATTAGCGGTGGTGGGAGTTCCGCTTACTGAGAATACCAGTTCGCCATCACCAAACTCTAAAGTTCCCGGTCTTAGCTGGAAAGTTAATCCGTTGATCGTAAAAGGAGTTCCTGAATTATATGCTCCGCCGTTTCCTCCGCTATAAGTAACTCTCAGGTTTCCGGTGTAAGGAGTACCGGGAGTATAATTAGAAGGACTTAAGTAAGCTGTGGTACACTGTAATGTAGAAATTGCCGGAGCTACGGCATTGGTTGCCTGTGTCAGTCTTTGCCATACTGTTCCGTCAAAATAATAATAGCCCATAGCAGTAACATTGATACGTTGCCCTGTGGCATCTCCGCCGGTGACGTCCGTAATATAAATCAATGCGCCGGTCTGATTGGTGCCATAGGTAGCGGTATTGGCTGTAAGCTCAGCTCTGGTAAGCCTTGGGGCCTGTAATCCGAATGTTTGTGTGTTATTCGTAATCACTCCTGAAGTGTCCCTTGTGGCAGATACATCCAATGTTGTTTTAGGTGAAGCTGTGTTGATCCCTACTTGGGCGAAGTAAACTCCTGAAATAAGAATAGCAATGAGGTGTGTAAATTTTGTTTTCATATGAGGGTGTTATTTTGTGTGTACCAAATATAATTCTTTTTTTTGTGAAAAATGAAAAAAAAACCTTTGTGATTGATAAAAATTAACTAATTGGTAATATTCAGTTTCATTATGATATGTTTTTTAAGATAAAAATTTCATTTTTTTAACCGTTTAATTTTTGTTTTTTACGAGCAATAAAAGCCACAAAAGCTTTTTAAGCTAAGCTATCTACTTTGTGTATAGAAGTATATCAAAGGTGTTTAAGCAATAAAAACTTTTGGGACTTTGCGGTTAATTTTGAAAAACCTTTCTGTAAAATTCACAGTCTGATTCTTTTAATGTTGAAAGAAGGATGATTTACTTATATTTGCCTGCAAAGCAAATTCAAATGTTCAAAAAAGTAAGCACTGTATTTATCCTTGGATTTTATACTGTTTTTTGTTCGGCCCAGCAGGTCCGGCCTTCAAAATCATCTGAAATTTACCGTGAAATCAAAACGCTGAAACATCTTCCTAAAGTTTTATACCTTGCAGCTCATCCCGATGATGAGAATACGGGATTGCTCTCCTGGTTAATCAACGACCAAAATGTAGAAACGGGCTATCTGTCTTTAACCAGAGGTGATGGCGGACAGAATTTATTAGGCACAGAACAAGGTGCTGCATTGGGTTTAATCAGAACACATGAACTTTTGGAAGCAAGAAAGTTAGACGGTGCCCAACAGTTTTTTACCCGTGCGATTGATTTCGGGTTTTCTAAAAATACGACCGACACTTTTAAACAATGGAATGCAGACAGTATTACAGCAGATGTAGTCTGGGTAATCCGTAAATTCCGTCCGGATATTATCATTTGTCGTTTTCCTCCTACTGCTGCGGCAGGGCACGGACAACATGCAGCTTCGGCTGTGGTAGCGGAAAAAGCCTTTAAGCTGGCAGGTGATAAAACGGCTTTCCCGGATCAGCTGAAATATGTGAATATATGGCAGCCAAAACGTGTATTGTGGAATACTTTCCGGTTTGGCGGAGTTAATACTACAGCTGAAAATCAACTGAAAGTTACCGTTGGGCAATATGATGCGCAACTGGGAATGGGCTATGGGGAGCTGGCAGGATTAAGCAGAAGTTTACATAAAAGCCAGGGTGCAGGAACCCAGTCTGTAGCCGGCATCAGAACAGAATATTTTGCCCATGTTGCCGGTGAGCCTGCAAAAGCGACTCTTTTTGACGGAGTTACTAAAACCTGGACTTCACAGGGAAATGCTGATATTGACCAGTCATTAGATCAGATTATTTCCGCTTTCAATTTCAATAACCCCGATCAGAGCCTGCCTGCTTTGCTTGCATTAAGAAAAAAGGTCATGGCGCTGCGGGATTCGGACCAGAAAAAGGATAAAATTAAATCTCTTGACAACATTATTTTAAGCTGTGCCGGGTTTATGGGTGAGGTGGTTACCAATCAGGCTGAAGCGGTTGCCGGAGATCATTATAATTTCAGGTTAAATCTGATTTCAAGAACTGTAAGTCCTGTCATTTTAGAAAATGTTAAATGGTTAAGTCAATCAGAAAGTTTCAACAGGGAACTGTCAAAAGATTCTTTAATTACCATTCAGCATGATATTCAGATTCCTGCGGATGCAGCAGTTACAGAACCTTACTGGTTGGCAAAACCACCTGTGAACGCAGCAACTTTCGCTGTTCCGGATGAAACTTTAGTTGGTCTGCCTGAAGCAGAATCACCATTGAATGTTTGGGTCGGTTTAAAAATCGGTTCGGAAAAGTTTCAGGTTAAGCTTCCTTTATCTTTCAAGAAATTGGATCCGGTGCGTGGTGATGTGGTGGAAGCCTTGCGCATTGTTCCTGCTGTGGAGCTGAAATTTATCCAGCCGCTTTATCTGGTCAAAGAAAATGAAGATCTACGATTGAGTATAAATTTTAAGGTTAATTCCAACAAACCGTTCAATAAAGGAATTCTGAATCTGATGTATAAGGGAGAAAAATTAGGAAGTGCTGAAGTAAGTTCTGTAAAAGGGAAAGATTTTACCTTCGATTATGTTATTCCAAAAGCTAAGCTTGCTTCCATAAGCTCAAACCGTTTGCAGCTGGAAGCCAATTATGTTGCAGATGGAGTCACTTATCATAAAAAACAGGTGTTAATTCAGTATCCGCATTTACCTTCCTTACAATATTTTGAGCCTGCCACTGTGACGGTGATGAAAGGTGATATTCAGGCCAAAGTTAAAAAAGTGGGGTATGTACAAGGTGCGGGTGATTTCATTCCCGAGTTTCTGCGCATTGCAGGTGTTCAGGTAGATATCCTTAAAGACGGAGATTTTTATGGCAGCATAGATGAATCCGGTGGAAACGGCAGTCCGAACAAACTATCACAATATGATGCCATCGTGCTTGGTGTTCGTGCCAACAACACGGAGAAAAAGCTGGGTCGCTGGATGCCTTTTTTATGGTCGTATGCAAAAGCCGGAGGTAATCTGGTGATGCAGTATAACACCAACCAGGATACAACGGTTGATCAATTAGGCATGTACAACTTCAGTATTGCCAATAAAAGGGTTACCGAAGAAAATGCTGCGGTAAAGTTTTTAAATCCCAATCATAAACTACTGAACTTTCCGAATAGAATCACTGCGGATGACTTTAAGGGCTGGGTACAGGAGCGCGGTGCCTATTTCCCTGCTCAATGGGATGCAGCGTATGAACCGCTTTTTGAAATGCACGATACGGATGAAGAGCCTCTTCAGGGTTCAACTTTATACGCGAAGTACGGGAAAGGTAATTTTATTTATACGCCACTGGCATTTTTCAGACAGCTGCCTGCAGGAAATGCCGGGGCAGCACGTTTATTTCTAAACTTTTTATCTGCACAGAAAAACTAATGAACAAAAAACTTAAAAATTGGAATACCTGGTATCTGTTATTAACAGCTGCATTAATCTTGCAGATTGCATTTTATTATTGGTTTACTAAATTCTGGGCATGAGTACTATAGATTGGACCGTTCTCGTTATTACACTTGTTGCAGTGGTGGTTTACGGCGTATTCATCGGCCGTGGCCAGAAAAGCAACGAATCCTACCTGAAAGCAGATAATAAAATGCCCTGGTATATTGTGCTGATCGGTATTATGGCTACCCAGGCGAGTGCTATTACATTTCTTTCAGCTCCGGGACAGGCGTATACAGACGGAATGCGCTTTGTGCAGTATTATTTTGGTTTGCCTTTGGCGATGATTGTGATCTGTATTACTTTCATCCCGATATTTCAGCGCTTAAATGTTTACACCGCCTACGAATATTTAGAAAACCGTTTTGATAAAAAAACAAGGGTACTCACTTCATTGCTTTTTCTTTTTTCGAGGGGTTTGTCAACGGGGATCAGCATTTATGCTCCGAGTATCATCTTATCAAGTGTTTTAAACTGGAATATTTATGTAACCAATGTGTTAACAGGTGGTATTCTGTTGATTTATACCTATGTTGGCGGGGCAAAAGCTATTGCTCATACCCAGAAATTACAGTTTCTTATTATTCTGGGAACCATGGCTTTTGCAGGGTATCTCCTTATTCAGAATATGCCGGATGGAATTGGTTTTAGTGATGCGCTGTATCTGGCGGGAAAATCCGGGAAACTCAATGTCATCACCACCGAATTCGACTGGAAAGATAAATACAATATCTGGAGTGGCTTGATTGGCGGTTTTTTTCTGGCGCTTTCTTACTTCGGTACGGACCAGAGCCAGGTCGGTAGATATATCACTGCGAAAGATAATACCAA
Encoded here:
- a CDS encoding anti-phage dCTP deaminase codes for the protein MGEPAYNLELFKTKKNSSTLEKFENTLTEELLFAICSPIGSLKEKVIEKLKYKLETEYNYDVHIIKMSNFIDEYDFSTEELGDLPTIPEGTPIFKEYFEKINKGNIIRKHNTNERLAEYAVKKIHIARVENAKKEDGFHPKSTDFESQRVCYIIDSIKTKEELLLLRNIYSENFYSISLFSPLNDRKSNLKAKKFDETEIVQIIEIDDKQKYNYGQNVRDAFVEGDFFIRISKDNVPKIENKISRFLHLIFETSIVTPTIEEIAMYNAKAAAGNSACLSRQVGACIIDDKNNILSIGWNDVPKFGGNLYTTDSNVDHRCFNHEFCSNDKQKNNVVDNIVSSILSDSQFEALQRISNVESLLRDNIINNTKVKDLIEFSRSVHAEMHAIIQGAITTGNKILEGKLFCTTYPCHNCARHIIAAGIKEVYYIEPYVKSLCLTLHEDAMTENEDSIDKVKLLIFDGISPNKYLSFFTNLAERKRKGNLVKKDYKTVKPKSSKSLQALSTLEEQAVLTLNS
- the tcmP gene encoding three-Cys-motif partner protein TcmP codes for the protein MNQFGGNWSENKIEILVEYASAYLTIMKKYADKYNWQLLYFDGFAGSGHIKGDDEKESPIVGSATRILKINEPRSFDIYYFVEKEKEFADLLRKATVESFPDKKIFIANTDCNEKIESLSKFLTTKKGKRFKSLAYIDPYGMQLNWKSLETLEKHSVDVWILVPTGMGVNRLLKNDGNISDAWLSRLEIFLGMTKEDILPYFYREKIVYTLFGEETKISKENNAIEKSAQLYEDRLKKLFKFVSKPYILKNKMNSVMFHFFMASNNRQAVKIANDITKKYNNGTI
- a CDS encoding DUF5131 family protein; amino-acid sequence: MAQSSIEWTEMTWNPTTGCDKISAGCKFCYAEIMSKRLKSMGVEKYKDNFEIRTHEDALKIPYTWKNSKVVFVNSMSDLFHKDIPLDFIKKVFKVMNNNPQHVFQVLTKRSERLLELHTELKWTHNIWMGVSVENEKVKERIDYLRQTNAKVKFLSLEPLIGPLSNLNLERIDWVIVGGESGHRPRPIHSEWVIDIQEQCEKNEVAFFFKQWGGKNKKASGRILNGRTYDEMPEIDLQHSV
- a CDS encoding helix-turn-helix domain-containing protein; translated protein: MTDINEKICSYITKKWLIPWLQEGKSQNSFAKNHGVEESTIRKIKSEKTYRIPVETLFKICEARKISLSDFFKLINE
- a CDS encoding PIG-L family deacetylase, whose product is MFKKVSTVFILGFYTVFCSAQQVRPSKSSEIYREIKTLKHLPKVLYLAAHPDDENTGLLSWLINDQNVETGYLSLTRGDGGQNLLGTEQGAALGLIRTHELLEARKLDGAQQFFTRAIDFGFSKNTTDTFKQWNADSITADVVWVIRKFRPDIIICRFPPTAAAGHGQHAASAVVAEKAFKLAGDKTAFPDQLKYVNIWQPKRVLWNTFRFGGVNTTAENQLKVTVGQYDAQLGMGYGELAGLSRSLHKSQGAGTQSVAGIRTEYFAHVAGEPAKATLFDGVTKTWTSQGNADIDQSLDQIISAFNFNNPDQSLPALLALRKKVMALRDSDQKKDKIKSLDNIILSCAGFMGEVVTNQAEAVAGDHYNFRLNLISRTVSPVILENVKWLSQSESFNRELSKDSLITIQHDIQIPADAAVTEPYWLAKPPVNAATFAVPDETLVGLPEAESPLNVWVGLKIGSEKFQVKLPLSFKKLDPVRGDVVEALRIVPAVELKFIQPLYLVKENEDLRLSINFKVNSNKPFNKGILNLMYKGEKLGSAEVSSVKGKDFTFDYVIPKAKLASISSNRLQLEANYVADGVTYHKKQVLIQYPHLPSLQYFEPATVTVMKGDIQAKVKKVGYVQGAGDFIPEFLRIAGVQVDILKDGDFYGSIDESGGNGSPNKLSQYDAIVLGVRANNTEKKLGRWMPFLWSYAKAGGNLVMQYNTNQDTTVDQLGMYNFSIANKRVTEENAAVKFLNPNHKLLNFPNRITADDFKGWVQERGAYFPAQWDAAYEPLFEMHDTDEEPLQGSTLYAKYGKGNFIYTPLAFFRQLPAGNAGAARLFLNFLSAQKN